One genomic window of Elaeis guineensis isolate ETL-2024a chromosome 2, EG11, whole genome shotgun sequence includes the following:
- the LOC105033168 gene encoding ninja-family protein AFP3 isoform X1, producing the protein MATEATEEEIEELSARIQRCPRDFLKRFGGNRCHDELAVVAAREEVEEIELSLGLSLGGCFRVEPKERRLLRSSSVATLSMFPLENDLSAVSPLQRTCSLPTETEEEHRKRKELQSLKRLEAKRKRSEKKNLLKLAAARDERDENFNERVNGGHGRVLPMVVQTEVSGCHDVPASNQVRGLMHGASSYGLPKSAAASGAGARPIDAGGASQGSIGLQGSSSSGVSDFKSQSVPVVGTPTTTLSLPENTNHKAATSPATVAVGKPAISARKEEESSKKASARPNGAAREMERNMMEEMPCVSTTGDGPNGRRIEGFLYRYRKGEEVRIVCVCHGSFLTPAEFVRHAGGGDVAHPLRHIVVNPTPSAFL; encoded by the exons ATGGCCACGGAGGCAACGGAGGAGGAGATAGAGGAGCTCTCTGCTCGGATACAGCGCTGTCCTCGTGATTTTTTGAAGCGTTTTGGAGGGAATCGCTGCCATGATGAGCTAGCAGTTGTGGCAGCGAGAGAGGAGGTAGAAGAGATCGAGCTTAGCCTTGGGTTGTCTTTGGGCGGTTGCTTTAGAGTGgagcccaaggagaggaggcttcttcgatcgtcgtcggtcgccaccctgtcAATGTTCCCGTTGGAGAATGACCTCTCGGCGGTTTCTCCCCTCCAGAGGACGTGCTCTCTGCCAACAGAGACCGAGGAGGAGCATAGGAAGAGGAAGGAGCTGCAAAGCTTGAAAAGATTGGAGGCAAAGAGGAAGAGATCAGAGAAGAAGAACTTGTTGAAGTTGGCAGCGGCGAGAGATGAGAGGGATGAGAACTTTAATGAGAGAGTGAATGGTGGGCATGGTAGGGTGCTGCCGATGGTGGTGCAGACTGAGGTCAGTGGCTGCCATGATGTTCCTGCAAGCAACCAAGTTAGAGGCTTGATGCATGGAGCTTCATCTTATGGACTGCCCAAATCGGCAGCCGCGTCGGGTGCTGGTGCTCGGCCGATAGATGCCGGTGGAGCATCTCAGGGTTCCATTGGATTGCAGGGGAGTAGCTCGTCCGGCGTGTCGGACTTCAAGAGCCAGTCGGTGCCAG TAGTCGGTACACCCACGACCACCCTGTCATTACCTGAGAATACCAATCATAAAGCAGCAACTAGCCCTGCGACAGTGGCGGTTGGGAAGCCTGCTATCTCTGCTAGAAAGGAAGAAGAATCCTCGAAGAAGGCTTCAGCAAGACCGAACGGAGCGGCGAGAGAGATGGAGAGGAACATGATGGAAGAGATGCCATGCGTGTCGACGACGGGGGATGGTCCAAATGGGAGGAGGATTGAAGGGTTCCTCTACAGATACAGGAAAGGAGAGGAGGTGAGGATTGTGTGCGTGTGCCATGGCAGCTTCCTCACTCCCGCAGAGTTTGTTCGGCATGCCGGGGGTGGGGATGTAGCTCACCCTCTCAGGCACATTGTTGTCAACCCAACCCCATCAGCCTTCTTGTAA
- the LOC105033168 gene encoding ninja-family protein AFP3 isoform X2 → MATEATEEEIEELSARIQRCPRDFLKRFGGNRCHDELAVVAAREEVEEIELSLGLSLGGCFRVEPKERRLLRSSSVATLSMFPLENDLSAVSPLQRTCSLPTETEEEHRKRKELQSLKRLEAKRKRSEKKNLLKLAAARDERDENFNERVNGGHGRVLPMVVQTEVSGCHDVPASNQVRGLMHGASSYGLPKSAAASGAGARPIDAGGASQGSIGLQGSSSSGVSDFKSQSVPVGTPTTTLSLPENTNHKAATSPATVAVGKPAISARKEEESSKKASARPNGAAREMERNMMEEMPCVSTTGDGPNGRRIEGFLYRYRKGEEVRIVCVCHGSFLTPAEFVRHAGGGDVAHPLRHIVVNPTPSAFL, encoded by the exons ATGGCCACGGAGGCAACGGAGGAGGAGATAGAGGAGCTCTCTGCTCGGATACAGCGCTGTCCTCGTGATTTTTTGAAGCGTTTTGGAGGGAATCGCTGCCATGATGAGCTAGCAGTTGTGGCAGCGAGAGAGGAGGTAGAAGAGATCGAGCTTAGCCTTGGGTTGTCTTTGGGCGGTTGCTTTAGAGTGgagcccaaggagaggaggcttcttcgatcgtcgtcggtcgccaccctgtcAATGTTCCCGTTGGAGAATGACCTCTCGGCGGTTTCTCCCCTCCAGAGGACGTGCTCTCTGCCAACAGAGACCGAGGAGGAGCATAGGAAGAGGAAGGAGCTGCAAAGCTTGAAAAGATTGGAGGCAAAGAGGAAGAGATCAGAGAAGAAGAACTTGTTGAAGTTGGCAGCGGCGAGAGATGAGAGGGATGAGAACTTTAATGAGAGAGTGAATGGTGGGCATGGTAGGGTGCTGCCGATGGTGGTGCAGACTGAGGTCAGTGGCTGCCATGATGTTCCTGCAAGCAACCAAGTTAGAGGCTTGATGCATGGAGCTTCATCTTATGGACTGCCCAAATCGGCAGCCGCGTCGGGTGCTGGTGCTCGGCCGATAGATGCCGGTGGAGCATCTCAGGGTTCCATTGGATTGCAGGGGAGTAGCTCGTCCGGCGTGTCGGACTTCAAGAGCCAGTCGGTGCCAG TCGGTACACCCACGACCACCCTGTCATTACCTGAGAATACCAATCATAAAGCAGCAACTAGCCCTGCGACAGTGGCGGTTGGGAAGCCTGCTATCTCTGCTAGAAAGGAAGAAGAATCCTCGAAGAAGGCTTCAGCAAGACCGAACGGAGCGGCGAGAGAGATGGAGAGGAACATGATGGAAGAGATGCCATGCGTGTCGACGACGGGGGATGGTCCAAATGGGAGGAGGATTGAAGGGTTCCTCTACAGATACAGGAAAGGAGAGGAGGTGAGGATTGTGTGCGTGTGCCATGGCAGCTTCCTCACTCCCGCAGAGTTTGTTCGGCATGCCGGGGGTGGGGATGTAGCTCACCCTCTCAGGCACATTGTTGTCAACCCAACCCCATCAGCCTTCTTGTAA